A window from Microbacterium ginsengiterrae encodes these proteins:
- the accB gene encoding acetyl-CoA carboxylase biotin carboxyl carrier protein, which produces MDIDLEELAAIIELLDKTEFSQFRFEKGDLRIAVSRGDAPLPVDGTATTPSAAGTTTAPASVASPQAAPTAAAGTRAAAAAAPSGAGDELAADEFVVRSPMLGTFYGSPKPGEPPFVQEGQTVTADATLCIIEVMKLMNSVPAAEAGEIRRILVRDGDLVEYDQPLFVLGRAS; this is translated from the coding sequence GTGGACATCGACCTCGAAGAGCTCGCCGCCATCATCGAGTTGCTCGACAAGACGGAATTCAGCCAGTTCCGTTTCGAGAAGGGCGATCTGCGCATCGCCGTGAGCCGCGGAGATGCGCCTCTCCCTGTGGATGGCACCGCCACGACTCCCTCGGCAGCGGGCACGACGACGGCACCGGCGTCCGTCGCCTCGCCTCAAGCCGCGCCCACGGCCGCGGCCGGCACTCGCGCGGCAGCGGCCGCGGCTCCGTCCGGCGCAGGCGATGAGCTCGCCGCCGATGAGTTCGTCGTCCGCTCGCCCATGCTCGGCACCTTCTACGGTTCTCCGAAGCCCGGCGAGCCCCCCTTCGTGCAGGAGGGACAGACGGTCACCGCCGATGCGACGCTCTGCATCATCGAGGTCATGAAGCTCATGAACTCCGTGCCGGCCGCAGAGGCGGGAGAGATCCGTCGCATCCTTGTCCGAGACGGCGACCTCGTCGAATACGACCAGCCGCTGTTCGTCCTCGGGCGGGCCTCGTGA
- a CDS encoding biotin carboxylase N-terminal domain-containing protein yields the protein MTERVFVANRGEIAVRIIEACDRLGYETVLGVSLADRSSLAARRAGRVVVLGGPQSRESYLSVDAVLQAAISTGCTALHPGYGFLSERPDLARGCADNGIVFVGPSPEALEALGDKLSARALAERLDVPVSAGGTAENWEDVSRLAEEIGFPVLVKAAYGGGGRGMKLVHSAAELADAWSVASSEAAAAFGDGTVFLERYVASAKHIEVQILGDRHGNRIHLGERECSVQYRYQKVVEESPSTSIDATTREVMTTSALKIAAELDYVGLGTVEFLYDVGTRQVAFLEVNPRLQVEHPVTEQVTGVDLVRQQLLAALGEPIEITQADAEPEGHALEVRITAQDPDRDLMPTPGHVAVWRPPFGGGIRLDSHIYQGYDFPPFYDALMGKLITWGADRDAAIARMVTALDEFAIDGITTSQPLLRRIVTDPVFAQNDVTTHWLGDTILSGGAS from the coding sequence GTGACCGAGCGCGTCTTCGTCGCCAACCGCGGCGAGATCGCAGTGCGGATCATCGAGGCGTGCGATCGCCTCGGATACGAGACCGTGCTCGGCGTCTCGCTCGCCGACCGCTCCTCCCTCGCCGCACGGCGCGCGGGCCGGGTCGTCGTCCTCGGCGGTCCGCAGTCGCGAGAGAGCTACCTGTCGGTGGACGCGGTGCTCCAGGCTGCGATCTCCACAGGATGCACAGCCCTCCATCCCGGGTACGGGTTCCTCTCGGAGCGCCCGGATCTCGCCCGCGGCTGCGCCGACAACGGCATCGTGTTCGTCGGACCGTCACCCGAGGCGCTGGAGGCACTCGGCGACAAACTGAGCGCCCGTGCCCTCGCGGAGCGACTGGACGTCCCCGTGTCCGCAGGGGGAACGGCCGAGAACTGGGAGGACGTCTCGCGCCTCGCCGAGGAGATCGGCTTCCCGGTACTGGTCAAGGCCGCCTACGGCGGCGGAGGCCGGGGGATGAAGCTCGTCCACTCGGCCGCCGAGCTCGCCGACGCCTGGAGCGTGGCCTCCAGCGAGGCTGCCGCCGCTTTCGGAGACGGCACGGTCTTCCTCGAGCGCTACGTCGCCTCGGCGAAGCACATCGAGGTGCAGATCCTCGGCGATCGGCACGGCAACCGCATCCACCTCGGCGAGCGGGAATGCTCCGTGCAGTACCGCTATCAGAAGGTCGTCGAGGAGTCGCCGTCGACCTCGATCGATGCGACCACCCGTGAGGTGATGACGACGAGCGCGCTGAAGATCGCCGCCGAACTCGACTACGTCGGCCTCGGCACGGTGGAGTTCCTCTACGACGTCGGTACCCGTCAGGTCGCCTTCCTCGAGGTCAACCCGCGTCTGCAGGTGGAGCATCCGGTCACCGAACAGGTCACCGGGGTCGATCTCGTCCGCCAGCAGCTGCTCGCCGCCCTCGGCGAGCCGATCGAGATCACCCAGGCCGATGCCGAACCGGAGGGCCACGCACTCGAGGTGCGCATCACCGCTCAGGATCCCGACCGCGACCTCATGCCCACTCCCGGTCATGTCGCCGTGTGGCGCCCGCCCTTCGGCGGCGGCATCCGGCTGGACTCGCACATCTACCAGGGCTACGACTTCCCCCCGTTCTATGACGCCCTGATGGGCAAGCTCATCACCTGGGGTGCGGATCGCGACGCCGCGATCGCCCGCATGGTCACCGCGCTGGACGAGTTCGCCATCGACGGCATCACGACCTCGCAGCCGCTGCTGCGCCGAATCGTCACCGACCCCGTGTTCGCCCAGAACGACGTCACCACGCACTGGCTCGGCGACACCATCCTGTCCGGAGGTGCCTCATGA
- a CDS encoding pyruvate/oxaloacetate carboxyltransferase — MTDVELVDVSIRDGNQSMWGAVGMTTRMIAGAAPDLNKVGYRAIETASSTILAMAVRTHKEDPWEMLRTAKRLMPDTPLGFLTTGKRFITFYRTPDVLFELAFRLLVRNGVSRLWVIDPMHDMAGARRIARMAKDAGFTDVVGGICYTTSPVHTDEYYADRIAELDDCDAIDSIYLKDPAGLMTPERLRGMVPMLQGRLSRLRLDEIHSHATTGVSPLTLLEAADLGMTKLHTALPPLANGSSHPSALTMVRNLRARGHSVDVDVEAMERASAYWTRQAQIKRLPAGVPREYDEDYYRHTIPGGVQSTLARQLREMGRPELFDAVVEESVAVRRDLGWPIVMTPFAQYIVTQATLNVITGERYKQLSDEVIDLLRGDFGPLPGDVDQNLMDRAMTTARGKLPPSDGSSEETLEQMRARFGGVDDEELLLRAVMPAEQVDAMQAARGTGAASALASLLKAVENRPQLNVAFSQGDAKFALTRPGGTA, encoded by the coding sequence ATGACCGATGTCGAACTCGTCGACGTCTCGATCCGCGACGGCAATCAGAGCATGTGGGGCGCCGTCGGCATGACGACCCGGATGATCGCCGGCGCCGCGCCCGACCTGAACAAGGTCGGCTATCGCGCCATCGAGACCGCCAGCAGCACCATCCTCGCCATGGCCGTGCGCACGCACAAGGAGGACCCGTGGGAGATGCTGCGTACGGCGAAGCGACTCATGCCGGACACGCCCCTCGGTTTCCTCACGACGGGCAAGCGGTTCATCACCTTCTACCGCACCCCCGACGTGCTCTTCGAGCTGGCCTTCCGACTGCTCGTGCGCAACGGCGTGAGCCGGCTCTGGGTCATCGACCCCATGCACGACATGGCAGGCGCCCGCCGGATCGCGCGGATGGCGAAGGATGCCGGTTTCACCGATGTCGTCGGCGGCATCTGCTACACCACGAGCCCCGTGCACACGGACGAGTACTACGCCGACCGCATCGCCGAGTTGGACGACTGCGATGCGATCGACAGCATCTATCTGAAGGACCCAGCCGGGCTGATGACCCCGGAGCGCCTGCGCGGAATGGTACCCATGCTGCAGGGACGTCTGAGCCGGTTGCGCCTGGACGAGATCCACAGCCACGCCACGACCGGGGTGTCGCCGCTCACCCTCCTGGAGGCCGCCGACCTCGGGATGACGAAGTTGCACACCGCGCTCCCTCCGCTCGCGAACGGTTCCTCGCACCCCTCGGCTCTGACGATGGTGCGCAACCTCCGTGCACGCGGTCATTCCGTGGACGTCGACGTCGAGGCCATGGAACGCGCCTCGGCCTACTGGACCCGTCAGGCGCAGATCAAGCGACTCCCTGCGGGTGTTCCGCGCGAATACGACGAGGACTACTACCGGCACACGATCCCCGGCGGAGTGCAGTCCACTCTCGCCCGCCAGCTGCGCGAGATGGGCCGCCCCGAGTTGTTCGACGCCGTGGTCGAGGAATCCGTCGCGGTGCGGCGCGACCTCGGCTGGCCGATCGTCATGACCCCTTTCGCGCAGTACATCGTCACGCAGGCGACACTCAACGTCATCACCGGGGAGCGCTACAAGCAGCTCAGCGACGAGGTCATCGATCTGCTGCGCGGGGACTTCGGCCCCCTGCCCGGCGACGTCGACCAGAACCTCATGGATCGGGCGATGACCACCGCGCGGGGCAAGCTGCCGCCGTCCGACGGCTCGAGCGAGGAGACCCTTGAGCAGATGCGCGCCCGCTTCGGGGGTGTGGACGACGAGGAACTGCTGCTCCGGGCCGTCATGCCCGCAGAGCAGGTCGACGCCATGCAGGCCGCACGCGGCACCGGCGCGGCATCCGCTCTCGCCTCCCTGCTGAAGGCCGTGGAGAACCGTCCGCAGCTCAACGTCGCCTTCTCACAGGGCGACGCGAAGTTCGCACTCACTCGACCGGGAGGGACCGCATGA
- a CDS encoding HAD-IIA family hydrolase yields the protein MSAALDDIRGWVFDVDGCLVRTTRAGGKGGVPFPGAIEIMELLHDRGDEVVVCTNASELPPAVYAAHLRDIGLPVRDDAFVTAGSAAADHVLAHHPGARVLVVGAEGVTEPMRERGITLAAPGEELADVVVVGAASSYETPVLNAAALAVAAGAAFYTTVDSPWFSGGIRRSLAVSAAIAASIEFATGRKAEVAGKPSAVLAESLLRRLGVDGAASAVVGDAPAEIRLAHHMGGTGILLLSGATTQSDADDLTGPTRPEIVLDDIAVLHRRLAPQTTRQGA from the coding sequence ATGAGCGCTGCGCTGGACGACATCCGCGGCTGGGTGTTCGACGTCGACGGATGCCTGGTGCGCACCACCCGCGCAGGCGGAAAGGGCGGCGTGCCCTTTCCCGGAGCGATCGAGATCATGGAGCTGCTGCATGATCGCGGTGACGAGGTCGTCGTCTGCACCAACGCCTCCGAACTGCCCCCGGCCGTCTACGCCGCGCACCTGCGTGACATCGGCCTCCCCGTCCGCGACGACGCCTTCGTCACCGCAGGCAGCGCCGCCGCCGACCACGTGCTCGCCCACCACCCCGGTGCGCGCGTCCTCGTCGTCGGAGCGGAGGGCGTGACCGAGCCGATGCGCGAGCGCGGCATCACCCTTGCCGCACCCGGCGAAGAACTCGCCGACGTCGTCGTCGTCGGCGCCGCGTCCAGCTATGAGACACCCGTGCTCAACGCCGCAGCCCTCGCGGTGGCCGCCGGCGCGGCGTTCTACACCACCGTCGACTCGCCCTGGTTCTCGGGCGGCATCCGTCGTTCTCTCGCCGTGTCGGCAGCCATCGCCGCGAGCATCGAATTCGCCACCGGCCGGAAGGCCGAGGTGGCGGGCAAGCCGTCCGCGGTACTCGCCGAGAGCCTGCTGCGGCGACTGGGCGTCGACGGCGCAGCCTCCGCGGTCGTCGGCGATGCCCCCGCCGAGATCCGACTCGCTCACCACATGGGGGGCACCGGCATCCTCCTCCTCTCCGGAGCGACGACACAGAGCGATGCCGACGACCTCACCGGACCCACCCGACCCGAAATCGTCCTCGACGACATCGCGGTGCTGCATCGTCGCCTCGCACCGCAGACCACCCGACAAGGAGCATGA